The Spirosoma foliorum genome has a window encoding:
- a CDS encoding GH92 family glycosyl hydrolase, translating into MKINSLLIFSILLSLTGIQIGFGQQKRNPSSAKSVTGLNYIDPTIGNVAPFYNTNRPIVQVPNQLVRMFPKRQDHLDMQITDFPMSSLNIITPQVIFAIKPYAGVLADTGWYRRLTYDHDLEVTQPWYYSVKLTDDNILTEYTAGEKTGIYRFTFPAGAKKNLLLSHYYAKGKYDLTDGNTLTGVEFVDDANHQQKGVAYVYGKVSGKPESGKKQGEKDWGRYTVLGPPQKHKKVDGERAYFSYAESDAPVQEFRYAISFISPEQAKKNFEKELTNVTFDQLKEKGKAAWAKTIGQVQVEGGTDAQKRSFYTALYRCYARMVNMSEEGKYFSGYDKKVHQDTRPFYTDDYTWGNYLALHPLRSILDPKAEADILQTYVRMYLESGWIPEYPKFFGDRAGMFGFKSMVVFLDAYRKGIRDFDTKTALEGMVKSADKRTMLPHRNDPKGALDDFYYAKGYYPALHPGEVETDSVAKLHGNGQRRSAVAITLGNSYDSWALSEFGKELGNQDVYKKYAPRAQNYKNVWHAKTGFFLPKDAQGNFIEIDPKFDGGHAGNDYYNENNGWSYRWNVQQDIKGFTELMGGPEKLEENLDQLFREGLDRSKPVFWEKFPDQTGMIGQFAMGNQVTFFIPYLFNYTNSPWKTQKYTRLLLDTWFQDTIFGVPGDEDGGSMSSFVVFSAMGFYPTTPGLPRYSITSPLFTKVSINLPNGKTFTLLAPKSSRRNKYIQSATLNGKPLKSLSFTHDELMNGGTLVLDMGEKTDKKWEITY; encoded by the coding sequence ATGAAAATTAATAGCTTACTTATTTTCTCGATTCTCCTATCGCTAACTGGAATACAAATTGGTTTTGGTCAGCAAAAAAGGAATCCTTCTTCTGCAAAGTCGGTAACTGGGCTGAATTACATTGATCCAACAATTGGGAATGTGGCTCCGTTCTACAACACCAATCGGCCTATTGTGCAGGTGCCTAATCAACTGGTGCGGATGTTTCCGAAACGCCAGGATCACCTGGATATGCAGATCACCGATTTTCCAATGTCTTCCCTGAATATCATTACGCCACAGGTTATTTTCGCCATCAAGCCTTATGCTGGCGTTTTGGCGGATACGGGTTGGTACAGACGATTGACCTACGATCATGATCTGGAAGTGACACAACCCTGGTACTATTCCGTGAAACTGACCGATGATAACATATTGACGGAATACACCGCTGGCGAAAAAACGGGCATCTACCGATTTACTTTTCCGGCGGGGGCTAAGAAGAACCTGCTCCTTTCGCACTATTACGCGAAAGGAAAGTATGACCTAACGGATGGCAATACCCTGACAGGTGTAGAGTTTGTGGACGATGCTAATCACCAGCAAAAAGGCGTTGCCTATGTGTATGGAAAGGTGTCGGGCAAACCAGAAAGTGGAAAGAAGCAGGGCGAAAAAGATTGGGGTCGATACACAGTTTTGGGTCCTCCTCAAAAGCATAAAAAGGTAGATGGTGAACGGGCGTATTTCAGTTATGCGGAATCGGATGCACCTGTGCAGGAATTTCGCTACGCCATTTCGTTTATCAGCCCCGAACAGGCTAAGAAAAACTTCGAAAAAGAACTGACCAACGTCACGTTCGATCAGCTTAAAGAGAAAGGCAAAGCCGCCTGGGCAAAAACCATCGGTCAGGTGCAGGTAGAAGGCGGCACCGACGCGCAGAAACGTAGTTTTTATACGGCTCTGTATCGTTGTTACGCCCGCATGGTGAACATGTCGGAAGAGGGGAAATACTTCAGTGGCTACGATAAGAAGGTTCACCAGGATACGCGACCTTTTTACACCGACGATTATACCTGGGGTAACTACCTGGCTCTCCACCCATTGCGCTCCATCCTTGATCCTAAGGCGGAAGCCGATATCCTCCAGACGTATGTTCGGATGTATCTGGAAAGTGGCTGGATACCAGAGTATCCTAAATTCTTTGGTGATCGGGCGGGTATGTTCGGCTTCAAATCGATGGTAGTTTTTCTGGATGCATACCGCAAAGGAATCCGTGATTTCGATACGAAAACCGCCCTGGAAGGCATGGTGAAAAGCGCCGATAAACGAACCATGCTTCCGCACCGAAACGACCCGAAAGGCGCTCTGGACGATTTCTACTACGCAAAAGGCTATTATCCAGCACTCCATCCTGGCGAAGTTGAAACCGATTCTGTTGCTAAACTACATGGCAATGGTCAACGTCGATCGGCTGTTGCTATTACATTAGGAAACAGCTACGATAGTTGGGCATTGAGTGAATTCGGTAAAGAACTGGGGAACCAGGATGTGTATAAAAAGTATGCGCCCCGAGCCCAGAATTATAAGAACGTCTGGCACGCTAAAACCGGATTTTTCCTGCCGAAAGATGCCCAGGGAAACTTCATAGAGATTGACCCAAAATTCGATGGTGGGCATGCCGGTAACGATTATTACAATGAGAATAACGGCTGGAGCTACCGCTGGAATGTTCAGCAGGACATTAAAGGATTTACAGAGCTGATGGGCGGGCCTGAGAAACTGGAAGAGAATCTGGATCAGCTTTTCCGAGAAGGCCTCGACCGTAGTAAGCCAGTTTTCTGGGAAAAATTCCCCGATCAAACGGGCATGATCGGTCAGTTTGCGATGGGCAATCAGGTGACCTTCTTCATTCCCTACCTCTTCAACTACACCAACTCGCCCTGGAAAACCCAGAAATACACCCGACTCCTGCTTGACACCTGGTTCCAGGATACTATTTTCGGGGTTCCGGGGGATGAAGATGGTGGTTCGATGTCCTCCTTTGTGGTCTTCTCGGCTATGGGTTTTTATCCTACCACGCCCGGCCTGCCCCGTTACAGCATCACCAGTCCGTTATTCACTAAAGTGAGCATCAACCTGCCTAACGGCAAGACATTCACCCTGTTGGCTCCTAAGTCATCCCGTCGAAATAAGTACATCCAGTCAGCCACCTTAAACGGCAAGCCGTTAAAATCACTCTCGTTTACCCACGATGAGCTGATGAATGGCGGTACGCTGGTGTTGGACATGGGCGAGAAAACCGACAAAAAATGGGAAATAACGTATTGA
- a CDS encoding GH92 family glycosyl hydrolase, with protein sequence MSFLHHNLLKTVLASLIIATCLCQLSLAQPGKISSTGINYIDPTIGNVAPLLNTNRPIVHLPNQMVRVFPHRQDHLDMQITDFPMLCQNIITPQMIFAIKPSVGNVADTAWFSRLTYDHDLEVTQPWYYSVKLTDSDILTEYTAGEKTGIYRFTFPVGAKKNLLLSHYYANGKYELQNGNQLIGTEFVVDAIHEQKGTAYLYGVFTGKPQAGKKDGEKDWGKYTVSAVPEKPMKMAGERAFASYGERDGSVVEFRYAVSFVSPEQAKKNFEKELTNVTFDQLKNKGKAAWEKVIGQVNVEGGTDAQKRSFYTALYRCYVRMIDFSENGSYFSGADKKVHETARPFYNDDYTWGNYLALHPLRSILDPKREADMLQSYVTMYQQNGWMPEYPRPFGDRPGMFGFKSSVMFLDAYRKGIRNFDVKTAFEGMLKNAEQATMLPFRNGPKGDLEDFYFAKGYYPALHPGETETDAFASQKPGQKRSAVAITLGDSYDSWALSELAKELGNQDVYKKYAPRAQNYKNVWQEKIGFFMPKDAKGNWIDIDPKFDGGHNGFDYYNENNGWSYLWNVQQDIKGLRELLGGADIMEQKLDQLFREGLDRSKPVFWEKWPNQTGMIGQFAMGNQVTFFIPYLFNYTNSPWKTQKYTRLLLDTWFQDTIFGVPGDEDGGSMSSFVVFSAMGFYPTTPGLPRYSITSPLFTKVSINLPNGKTFTLLAPKSSRRNKYIQSATLNGKPLKSLSFTHDELMNGGTLVLDMGEKTDKKWAMQN encoded by the coding sequence ATGTCCTTTTTACACCATAACCTACTTAAAACAGTTTTAGCCAGCCTGATTATTGCCACTTGCTTGTGTCAACTCAGTTTAGCCCAACCTGGCAAAATTAGCAGCACGGGCATAAACTATATTGACCCGACAATTGGGAACGTAGCGCCCTTGCTGAATACCAATCGGCCTATTGTCCACCTGCCCAATCAGATGGTACGCGTGTTTCCCCATCGGCAGGATCATCTGGATATGCAGATCACCGATTTCCCGATGCTGTGCCAGAATATCATTACCCCACAGATGATTTTTGCGATAAAGCCATCTGTCGGAAATGTAGCGGATACGGCTTGGTTTAGCCGCTTGACCTACGACCACGATCTGGAGGTTACGCAGCCCTGGTACTATTCGGTAAAACTGACGGATAGTGATATTCTGACGGAATATACGGCTGGCGAAAAGACGGGTATCTACCGGTTTACCTTTCCGGTAGGTGCCAAGAAAAATCTTTTGCTTTCGCATTACTACGCCAACGGGAAATACGAGTTGCAGAATGGCAATCAGCTAATCGGTACCGAGTTCGTTGTCGATGCCATTCATGAACAAAAAGGGACAGCTTATTTATACGGCGTTTTTACCGGAAAGCCACAGGCAGGTAAAAAAGACGGTGAAAAAGACTGGGGGAAATACACCGTGAGTGCCGTGCCTGAGAAACCGATGAAAATGGCTGGCGAACGAGCCTTTGCCAGCTACGGTGAAAGGGATGGATCTGTCGTTGAATTCCGCTACGCCGTTTCATTTGTCAGTCCCGAGCAGGCTAAGAAAAACTTTGAGAAAGAACTGACCAACGTTACGTTCGATCAGCTCAAAAACAAAGGCAAAGCGGCCTGGGAAAAAGTTATCGGACAGGTAAACGTGGAAGGCGGTACCGACGCCCAGAAACGCAGTTTTTACACGGCCCTCTACCGCTGTTACGTTCGTATGATTGATTTCTCCGAAAACGGCAGCTATTTCAGTGGCGCAGATAAGAAGGTGCACGAAACTGCCCGTCCTTTTTACAACGATGATTATACCTGGGGCAACTACCTGGCCCTGCACCCTTTGCGATCTATTCTTGATCCCAAACGGGAAGCCGATATGCTACAATCCTACGTAACCATGTACCAGCAAAACGGCTGGATGCCTGAGTACCCAAGGCCCTTCGGCGACCGTCCCGGCATGTTTGGCTTCAAATCGTCAGTGATGTTTCTGGACGCGTACCGCAAAGGAATCCGGAATTTCGATGTGAAAACAGCTTTCGAAGGCATGCTCAAAAATGCCGAACAGGCAACCATGCTTCCTTTCAGAAATGGACCCAAGGGGGACCTGGAAGACTTTTATTTCGCGAAAGGCTATTATCCGGCACTCCACCCCGGTGAGACAGAAACGGATGCGTTTGCCTCACAGAAGCCAGGTCAGAAGCGGTCGGCGGTGGCTATAACCTTGGGCGATTCGTATGATAGCTGGGCGTTGAGTGAACTGGCAAAGGAACTGGGCAATCAGGATGTGTATAAGAAATATGCCCCCCGCGCCCAGAATTATAAGAACGTCTGGCAGGAAAAAATAGGATTTTTTATGCCCAAAGATGCCAAAGGAAACTGGATCGATATCGATCCTAAATTTGACGGTGGGCACAATGGATTTGATTATTACAACGAAAATAATGGCTGGAGTTATTTGTGGAATGTTCAGCAGGACATTAAAGGGTTGAGAGAATTACTGGGTGGAGCGGATATAATGGAGCAGAAACTCGACCAGCTTTTCCGGGAAGGCCTCGACCGTAGCAAGCCAGTTTTCTGGGAAAAATGGCCAAACCAAACGGGCATGATCGGTCAGTTTGCGATGGGCAATCAGGTGACCTTCTTCATTCCCTACCTCTTCAACTACACCAACTCGCCCTGGAAAACCCAGAAATACACCCGACTCCTGCTTGACACCTGGTTCCAGGACACCATTTTCGGGGTTCCGGGGGATGAAGATGGTGGTTCGATGTCCTCCTTTGTGGTCTTCTCGGCTATGGGTTTTTATCCTACCACGCCCGGCCTGCCCCGTTACAGCATCACCAGTCCGTTATTCACTAAAGTGAGCATCAACCTGCCTAACGGCAAGACATTCACCCTGTTGGCTCCTAAGTCATCCCGTCGAAATAAGTACATCCAGTCAGCCACCTTAAACGGCAAGCCGTTAAAATCACTCTCGTTTACCCACGATGAGCTGATGAATGGCGGTACGCTGGTGTTGGACATGGGTGAGAAAACCGATAAGAAGTGGGCGATGCAGAACTGA
- a CDS encoding L-lactate permease, protein MKWIQVIDPLNNIALSVLVAAVPIIFIFWALIIKKMRGYQASLIAIVIATVIAILVYGMPIKLAVLSIGHGALYGLFPICWLVVMSVFLFNLTVKSGQFEIIKHFMASITSDRRLQALLIAFSFGSFLEGTAGFGAPVAITAAMLVGLGFNPLYASGICLIANTAPVAFGSIGIPITVASQVSGIPELPISQMVGRTLPILSIMLPFYLVMIIAGFKKAREIWPAVLVSGVSFAFLQWFSSNYLGPSLPDVIAGLGSIVCLMVFLRFWKPKAVWRFANEPAPTFDASITYTSGQMLRAWSPFIVLTIMVIAWGMQPIKDVLNSIGMFQFEFPGLHNAIQGQDGAVLSKLFKVNYLSAAGTAILIADLVAIPLIGLTYREGAKVFGATLNQLKFPILTIAAVLGFAYILNDSGITLTLAAVLANTGFMFPFFAPVLGWLGVFITGSDTSANALFSKLQYATATSIGVDPVVTVAANISGGVVGKMISPQSIAVAAAAGNLVGQESELFRFTVKHSFFMLLLICLIVLAQAYLLKWTIPVYEMLGTTKTTISLDASRGYVYLLGLAVLLVTLASTIVMLVKKKPQTPNLVS, encoded by the coding sequence ATGAAATGGATACAGGTTATTGATCCACTTAACAATATAGCTTTGTCCGTACTGGTCGCGGCCGTGCCTATTATCTTCATTTTCTGGGCACTGATCATCAAAAAAATGAGGGGCTATCAGGCAAGTCTGATCGCTATTGTCATTGCTACAGTTATTGCCATTCTGGTGTATGGAATGCCCATAAAACTAGCGGTTCTATCAATTGGGCATGGCGCTTTATACGGCCTGTTTCCAATCTGCTGGCTGGTGGTTATGTCGGTGTTTCTTTTCAACCTAACAGTCAAAAGCGGCCAGTTCGAAATTATCAAACATTTTATGGCGTCTATCACCTCCGACCGGCGATTGCAGGCGCTGTTGATTGCCTTTTCCTTTGGGTCATTTCTGGAAGGAACAGCTGGTTTTGGCGCACCGGTTGCCATTACAGCCGCTATGTTGGTAGGTTTGGGGTTTAATCCACTCTATGCATCGGGGATTTGCCTGATTGCCAATACAGCTCCCGTTGCGTTTGGCTCCATCGGCATTCCAATTACAGTAGCCTCGCAAGTATCCGGCATTCCTGAGTTGCCCATCTCACAAATGGTTGGCCGGACATTACCAATTCTATCCATCATGCTGCCGTTTTATCTGGTCATGATCATCGCGGGTTTTAAAAAAGCCAGGGAGATATGGCCTGCGGTATTGGTATCCGGCGTTTCATTTGCCTTTCTGCAATGGTTTTCATCCAATTATTTAGGACCTTCTCTACCCGATGTAATTGCAGGTCTGGGCTCAATTGTCTGCCTGATGGTTTTCCTGCGCTTCTGGAAACCTAAAGCCGTATGGCGCTTTGCCAACGAACCTGCCCCTACGTTTGATGCCAGCATTACCTACACAAGCGGACAAATGCTTCGAGCCTGGTCGCCGTTTATTGTACTGACTATTATGGTGATTGCCTGGGGGATGCAACCCATTAAGGATGTACTTAACTCAATTGGTATGTTCCAGTTTGAGTTTCCGGGACTTCACAATGCCATTCAGGGACAAGATGGGGCAGTTCTCTCTAAACTATTTAAAGTCAATTATTTATCAGCAGCAGGTACCGCCATACTCATTGCTGATCTTGTCGCCATTCCGCTCATTGGCCTGACCTACCGGGAGGGTGCAAAGGTTTTTGGAGCCACATTGAACCAACTAAAATTCCCCATTCTGACAATTGCCGCCGTATTAGGATTTGCCTACATTTTGAACGATTCGGGTATTACACTAACGCTTGCCGCAGTACTGGCCAATACGGGATTCATGTTTCCATTTTTCGCGCCAGTGCTCGGTTGGTTAGGGGTGTTCATTACGGGTTCTGATACGTCGGCAAATGCCCTGTTTAGTAAGCTCCAGTATGCTACCGCAACGTCCATTGGTGTCGATCCGGTGGTAACGGTAGCGGCCAACATATCGGGTGGGGTTGTGGGCAAAATGATTTCGCCACAATCCATCGCCGTAGCCGCGGCAGCTGGTAATCTGGTAGGGCAAGAATCTGAATTATTCCGCTTTACGGTGAAGCATAGTTTCTTCATGCTACTCCTGATCTGCCTGATTGTACTGGCGCAGGCCTATTTACTAAAGTGGACAATTCCTGTGTACGAAATGCTCGGCACGACGAAAACGACTATTAGTCTGGATGCATCACGAGGATACGTGTACCTTCTGGGATTGGCTGTTTTGTTAGTCACTCTGGCATCAACCATTGTTATGCTGGTGAAAAAGAAGCCCCAGACACCGAATCTGGTGAGCTGA
- a CDS encoding NAD(P)-dependent oxidoreductase yields the protein MTKDKAIGWIGTGLMGSPMVKHLLNAGYKVNVQNRTKSKATELIELGCTWFDTPAEVAANSDVIVTIIGSPADVEECYFGQEGIINGMKSGAILIDMTTTKPSLAIKIAEVAGMHGAQFIDAPVSGGEVGAINGTLSIMIGGDKAVADSVLPLFETFGKNIVFQGPAGSGQHTKMCNQITIAGTLIGVCEGLLYGFKAGLDLNTLLQSISKGAAGCWSLDILAPKIAKGDYSPGFTVNNFVKDLGIALEEAEAMRLSLPGLALVKQLYLSIQAMGKGTLGNQALYLVLEKLSNLNKN from the coding sequence ATGACTAAAGATAAGGCAATTGGATGGATTGGGACTGGACTCATGGGGAGTCCGATGGTCAAGCACCTGTTAAATGCAGGCTACAAAGTCAATGTCCAGAACCGCACAAAAAGCAAAGCAACTGAATTGATCGAGCTGGGCTGTACATGGTTCGACACGCCTGCCGAGGTGGCTGCTAATTCCGACGTAATCGTTACGATCATTGGCTCTCCAGCCGATGTGGAGGAATGTTATTTTGGTCAGGAAGGGATAATCAATGGGATGAAGTCTGGTGCCATTTTGATCGATATGACAACGACCAAACCAAGTCTTGCCATAAAGATTGCGGAGGTAGCAGGTATGCATGGTGCCCAATTTATAGATGCCCCTGTTTCGGGTGGCGAAGTAGGCGCTATCAATGGCACCTTATCAATTATGATCGGGGGCGATAAAGCGGTGGCGGACTCTGTGCTTCCCTTGTTTGAGACATTTGGGAAAAATATAGTATTCCAGGGGCCTGCTGGCTCAGGACAACATACAAAAATGTGTAATCAGATTACGATTGCAGGAACTCTCATTGGCGTATGCGAGGGCCTTTTGTATGGTTTTAAAGCTGGTCTGGATCTGAATACTTTACTGCAATCTATAAGTAAAGGAGCAGCAGGCTGCTGGAGCCTGGATATTCTAGCCCCAAAAATCGCAAAGGGTGATTATTCGCCGGGTTTTACCGTCAATAATTTTGTCAAGGATTTGGGCATCGCCCTGGAAGAAGCTGAAGCCATGCGGTTGTCTTTACCAGGACTTGCCTTAGTCAAACAACTTTATTTATCCATCCAGGCAATGGGTAAAGGCACATTGGGTAATCAGGCCTTATATCTTGTGCTTGAGAAACTATCGAATCTGAATAAAAACTGA